The following are encoded in a window of Primulina eburnea isolate SZY01 chromosome 4, ASM2296580v1, whole genome shotgun sequence genomic DNA:
- the LOC140831013 gene encoding small ribosomal subunit protein uS17, whose product MAEQTEKAFLKQPKVFLCSKKSGKGKVPGKGGNRYWKSVGLGFKTPREAVEGTYIDKKCPFTGSVSIRGRILAGTCHSAKMMRTIIVRRNYLHWVKKYQRYEKRHSNIPAHISPCFRVKEGDHVIIGQCRPLSKTVRFNVLKVIPAGSSGRGKKAFTGM is encoded by the exons ATGGCGGAACAG ACTGAGAAGGCATTCTTGAAGCAGCCCAAGGTTTTCCTTtg CTCGAAGAAGTCAGGTAAAGGTAAGGTACCTGGTAAAGGAGGCAACCGCTACTGGAAGAGCGTCGGTTTAGGGTTCAAGACTCCTCGCGAGGCTGTTGAAG GTACGTACATTGACAAGAAATGTCCGTTCACTGGAAGTGTGTCCATTAGAGGCCGCATCCTTGCTGGGACATGCCACAGTGCTAAGATGATGAGAACTATCATTGTTCGTCGAAACTACCTGCATTGGGTGAAAAAGTACCAGAG ATACGAGAAGCGGCATTCCAACATCCCTGCACACATATCCCCATGCTTCCGTGTGAAAGAGGGAGACCATGTTATCATTGGCCAGTGCAG GCCCTTGTCAAAGACCGTGAGGTTTAATGTTCTTAAGGTGATACCAGCTGGTTCTTCTGGTCGTGGGAAGAAGGCCTTCACTGGAATGTGA
- the LOC140830245 gene encoding uncharacterized protein: MTAFLSHPIMVLTKSPLRRIMPHPEVSGRMIKWTVELGEYDIEYKARVVIKAQALIDFLIEMVQPEEDEVWRVFVDGASNSSGCGIRIILIAPSREKVKLALQIDSQVTNNEAKYEVVLARLQAAREVGASRVIIYSDSQLVAQQIKGVYEAKDEKMHKYLGLITGRAVSLTDWSIE, from the coding sequence ATGACAGCTTTTCTCTCACACCCAATTATGGTTCTCACCAAATCCCCACTCAGGAGAATCATGCCTCACCCTGAAGTCTCTGGGAGAATGATAAAATGGACAGTAGAGCTCGGAGAATACGACATTGAGTATAAGGCTCGGGTTGTTATCAAAGCCCAAGCATTGATAGATTTCTTGATAGAAATGGTTCAACCAGAAGAGGATGAAGTATGGAGAGTTTTTGTTGACGGTGCATCAAATTCGTCGGGATGTGGGATCAGAATAATTCTGATTGCACCATCAAGAGAGAAGGTTAAATTAGCTCTACAAATTGATTCCCAAGTCACCAATAATGAAGCAAAGTATGAGGTTGTTCTTGCTAGATTACAAGCTGCCAGGGAAGTCGGAGCTTCCCGTGTCATTATTTACTCTGATTCTCAATTGGTTGCCCAACAAATCAAAGGAGTATATGAAGCAAAGGATGAGAAAATGCACAAATATTTGGGACTTATCACAGGACGGGCAGTATCCCTGACTGATTGGAGTATTGAGTGA